In Streptomyces longhuiensis, the following proteins share a genomic window:
- a CDS encoding S8 family serine peptidase has translation MHLPRPPRRRTAVWAAAAFTATALAAGVMPAVAADTPSAADTAAAAKIDSALSSAVAKGGDATFFITLKDEADLSGAKKQKTHAKKATAAYKELREHADDTQASLRSFLDKKKVGHKDYWIANTIQVTGDQALVEELAKRSDVKSIVKQHSFKLDDMETSGKKVTKSRTASASSDASADSAETPEWGVADVKADQVWDQYKDRGEGIVVASVDSGVQYDHPDLVANYRGNNGDGTFTNDYNFYDPSGTCATSTTPCDNSGHGTHTMGTMVGKNGIGVAPNAKWIAAKGCESSAACYDDDLLAAGQWILAPTDHNGQNPRPDLAPNIVNNSWGDPQGVAPFYQDIIAAWDAAGIFEAFAAGNEGNGSTCSTTHPPGSQADSYGVGAYDSAGKISSFSSFGPSPIDGSMKPNITAPGTAVKSAWPGSSYNTISGTSMATPHVAGAVAMLWSAAPSLIGNIDETQKLLNEGARDVDDTHCGGTADANNVWGNGKLDILSSIDKAPHTAADVTGKLTDKATGAALSGITVKATAADGSVRTVTTAADGTYRLTLVAGTYDFTFGGYGYASGSATGVTLTTSQAFTQDMALTATASHKVSGTVLDVTGKALSGAKVELTGTPLAAVTTDAKGQYSFAKVAEGSYSLNVKPAAPVLCNGVYNGTATVGSGDLTKTVQVPNRADNSGNSCAPATYAWIKGSSKVALSGDEDAATVALPFSVSLYGVSYTSASVNTNGLVNFLSPRVGDYSNTTLPTTGYNSVKGFVAPLWDDLTLDSKSSVQTATTGTKGSRKFAIVWNNAAYANGTSGRTTFEAVFDEATGSVTFQYQTVADKGAGATIGIENQAGTDALQYSYNQNVLQNSSAIRFTPKGA, from the coding sequence ATGCACCTGCCCCGACCGCCACGGCGCAGAACCGCCGTATGGGCGGCAGCCGCGTTCACCGCGACCGCACTGGCCGCCGGCGTCATGCCGGCCGTCGCCGCCGACACCCCGTCCGCGGCCGACACCGCCGCCGCCGCGAAGATCGACTCTGCGCTGAGCAGCGCCGTCGCCAAGGGCGGTGACGCGACGTTCTTCATCACCCTGAAGGACGAGGCCGATCTGTCCGGCGCCAAGAAGCAGAAGACGCACGCCAAGAAGGCCACGGCCGCCTACAAGGAACTGCGCGAGCACGCCGACGACACCCAGGCCTCACTGCGCTCCTTCCTCGACAAGAAGAAGGTCGGCCACAAGGACTACTGGATCGCCAACACGATCCAGGTCACCGGCGACCAGGCCCTCGTCGAGGAGCTCGCGAAGCGCTCAGACGTGAAGTCGATCGTCAAGCAGCATTCGTTCAAGCTCGACGACATGGAGACCTCCGGCAAGAAGGTCACCAAGTCCCGTACCGCGTCGGCGAGTTCCGACGCGTCCGCCGACAGTGCCGAGACGCCCGAGTGGGGCGTCGCCGACGTCAAGGCCGATCAGGTGTGGGACCAGTACAAGGACCGGGGCGAGGGCATCGTCGTCGCCAGCGTCGACTCGGGTGTGCAGTACGACCACCCGGACCTCGTCGCCAACTACCGCGGCAACAACGGCGACGGCACCTTCACGAACGACTACAACTTCTATGACCCGTCGGGGACTTGCGCCACCAGCACCACCCCGTGCGACAACAGCGGCCACGGCACCCACACCATGGGCACGATGGTCGGCAAGAACGGCATCGGTGTCGCGCCGAACGCGAAGTGGATCGCCGCCAAGGGCTGTGAGTCCTCCGCCGCGTGCTACGACGACGACCTGCTCGCCGCCGGTCAGTGGATCCTCGCGCCGACCGACCACAACGGTCAGAACCCGCGCCCGGACCTCGCCCCGAACATCGTCAACAACTCCTGGGGCGACCCCCAGGGCGTCGCCCCCTTCTACCAGGACATCATCGCCGCCTGGGACGCCGCCGGCATCTTCGAGGCGTTCGCGGCTGGCAACGAGGGCAACGGCTCGACCTGTTCGACGACCCACCCGCCGGGCTCGCAGGCCGACTCCTACGGCGTGGGTGCCTACGACTCCGCCGGCAAGATCTCCAGCTTCTCCAGCTTCGGCCCCTCCCCGATCGACGGCTCGATGAAGCCGAACATCACGGCGCCGGGCACCGCCGTGAAGTCCGCCTGGCCGGGTTCGTCGTACAACACGATCTCGGGTACGTCGATGGCGACCCCGCACGTCGCCGGTGCCGTGGCCATGCTGTGGTCGGCGGCCCCCTCGCTGATCGGCAACATCGACGAGACCCAGAAGCTCCTCAACGAGGGCGCGCGTGACGTCGACGACACCCACTGCGGCGGCACCGCCGACGCCAACAACGTCTGGGGCAACGGCAAGCTCGACATCCTCTCCTCCATCGACAAGGCCCCGCACACCGCGGCCGATGTCACCGGCAAGCTCACCGACAAGGCGACCGGCGCCGCCCTGTCCGGCATCACCGTCAAGGCCACCGCGGCCGACGGCTCGGTCCGCACCGTCACCACTGCGGCGGACGGCACCTACCGGCTGACGCTGGTCGCCGGCACCTACGACTTCACGTTCGGCGGCTACGGCTACGCGAGCGGCTCGGCGACCGGTGTCACCCTCACCACGAGCCAGGCCTTCACGCAGGACATGGCGCTGACCGCTACGGCCTCGCACAAGGTCTCCGGCACCGTCCTCGACGTCACCGGCAAGGCCCTCTCGGGTGCGAAGGTCGAGCTGACCGGCACACCGCTGGCCGCCGTCACCACCGACGCCAAGGGCCAGTACTCCTTCGCCAAGGTCGCCGAGGGCTCCTACAGCCTCAATGTCAAGCCGGCCGCCCCGGTTCTGTGCAACGGCGTGTACAACGGCACCGCCACCGTCGGCTCCGGCGACCTGACCAAGACCGTCCAGGTCCCCAACCGTGCCGATAACTCGGGCAACTCCTGCGCCCCGGCCACCTATGCGTGGATCAAGGGCTCCAGCAAGGTCGCTCTGTCCGGTGACGAGGACGCCGCCACGGTCGCGCTGCCCTTCTCGGTGAGCCTGTACGGCGTCTCGTACACCTCCGCCTCCGTCAACACCAACGGTCTGGTCAACTTCCTGTCCCCGCGCGTCGGCGACTACAGCAACACCACGCTGCCGACGACCGGTTACAACAGCGTGAAGGGCTTCGTCGCCCCGCTGTGGGACGACCTGACGCTCGACAGCAAGTCCTCCGTGCAAACCGCCACCACCGGCACCAAGGGCAGCCGCAAGTTCGCCATCGTGTGGAACAACGCCGCCTACGCGAACGGGACTTCGGGCCGCACCACCTTCGAAGCCGTCTTCGACGAGGCCACCGGGTCGGTCACCTTCCAGTACCAGACGGTCGCCGACAAGGGCGCGGGCGCCACGATCGGCATCGAGAACCAGGCGGGCACCGACGCCCTGCAGTACTCGTACAACCAGAACGTGCTCCAGAACTCCTCCGCGATCCGCTTCACCCCTAAGGGCGCGTGA
- a CDS encoding FG-GAP-like repeat-containing protein, whose amino-acid sequence MNKTSRRGLRLASALAAAGLALSAAPAVAIADDGNGVLSLTDSQAEKLSQRLQLDPYGDAAATGDDTTPSDTGKVTGTAPGSADSGTAGSDAAGSDTTAAGTDALPSTTVTAKGSTEGATGMAATTPVTGSDGDYFTLHAGGNISRRSADGKEMWTRDNASFDSEWDIPALSPRFSKEPYPARIIMGFNAVTAFSPTSDQGYTSGDLTGDGVADLVFTADLGTSPYRPFQHGDSTLHTGTFVTVLDGATGKTLWSKLYASANQIKLVGKTLLIADTPYYNTSASTSSTSTLTGIRFDHADGKLTEASSWTYDTGLFKGAAWSSLEPVGDGLVAASWNKRKTSLADTTAGHTLVLDTDDGGVKWQSTNTLYSRQLHLDASRKRLVALEMSDVNDAVGYEVVGYDLADGKRTTLDKRTNVFAMDLEVGDIQGDSKPEYSVSEDTLDENMWVNANTVRALNGNDASVLWQRTVKRDADNSQDGATAWNLTAVDGNLVANYKDDQDFNYAVNTHGGRFARISVLKGTDGAVKWEKRGMVASQAWSQPFTRGRTQLLRTVDTDQNIHLYKLDSGKQDSLTPIQSQLWSAVLMDVNGDGKKDIVAGGQSQGLYAFDGPSMAAGKTKLLWQTTVPGQIHKIVKADVDGKGADEIVVAADNATAVVDSTTGKVRTTIDGQGQFVWSLAVGDLNHDGKDEIVVPTDKIRAYDGTGRQKWAYTAPAANTVFGDVSVVEGQVYGQYGSRNAFAYDHTDPNGAAHGGQPTGAVAVQGANGKVVWEDADPKPEGTKELFGTAMRGAAFASKEIPYADGHAVAETWLIRDNTGNMSSVIEIRDGRTGKVLHSAASGGAWTLGNWFTGPEGLYMVGTNRVTLFGADGKDYHASGSGAVQTGGFVTGPNGVRYLIGAGQTGFDLLDPAGMSTGSLPRIAYGENFGGREYVSGDLNGDGTDEIVSLNFDDVGIYRMAELEEGGYSQPYTAIRKLMVFTLS is encoded by the coding sequence ATGAACAAGACCTCCAGACGAGGCCTGCGCCTCGCATCCGCCCTGGCCGCGGCGGGCCTCGCGCTCAGCGCGGCCCCGGCTGTCGCCATCGCCGACGACGGCAACGGCGTGCTCTCCCTCACCGACTCTCAGGCCGAAAAGCTCAGCCAGCGCCTCCAGCTCGACCCCTACGGTGACGCCGCCGCGACGGGCGACGACACCACGCCCTCCGATACGGGCAAGGTCACGGGGACGGCGCCTGGTTCCGCCGACTCGGGCACCGCGGGTTCCGATGCCGCGGGTTCCGACACCACGGCCGCGGGCACGGATGCCCTCCCGTCGACGACGGTCACCGCCAAGGGCTCCACCGAGGGCGCGACCGGCATGGCCGCCACCACGCCCGTAACGGGCAGCGACGGCGACTACTTCACCCTGCACGCGGGCGGGAACATCTCCCGGCGCTCCGCGGACGGCAAGGAGATGTGGACGCGGGACAACGCCTCCTTCGACAGCGAGTGGGACATCCCCGCCCTGTCCCCGCGCTTCTCCAAGGAGCCGTACCCGGCCCGCATCATCATGGGCTTCAACGCGGTCACCGCCTTCTCGCCGACGTCCGACCAGGGCTACACCAGCGGCGACCTGACCGGCGACGGCGTGGCGGACCTGGTGTTCACCGCCGACCTGGGCACCTCCCCCTACCGGCCGTTCCAGCACGGCGACAGCACCCTGCACACCGGCACCTTCGTGACCGTCCTCGACGGGGCGACGGGCAAGACGCTGTGGTCCAAGCTGTACGCGAGCGCCAACCAGATCAAGCTCGTCGGCAAGACGCTGCTGATCGCCGACACGCCGTACTACAACACCTCCGCGTCCACCAGCTCGACCTCCACGCTGACCGGCATCCGCTTCGACCACGCCGACGGCAAGCTGACCGAGGCGAGCTCGTGGACGTACGACACGGGCCTGTTCAAGGGCGCCGCCTGGTCGAGCCTGGAGCCTGTGGGCGACGGCCTGGTCGCGGCCTCCTGGAACAAGCGCAAGACCTCCCTCGCCGACACCACGGCCGGTCACACCCTGGTCCTGGACACAGACGACGGCGGTGTCAAGTGGCAGTCCACGAACACGCTCTACTCGCGCCAGCTCCACCTGGACGCCTCCCGCAAGCGGCTGGTCGCGCTGGAGATGTCCGACGTGAACGACGCCGTCGGGTACGAGGTCGTCGGCTACGACCTCGCCGACGGCAAGCGCACCACCCTGGACAAGCGGACCAACGTCTTCGCCATGGACCTGGAGGTCGGCGACATCCAGGGCGACTCGAAGCCGGAGTACTCGGTCAGCGAGGACACCCTCGACGAGAACATGTGGGTGAACGCCAACACGGTCCGGGCGCTGAACGGCAACGACGCCTCCGTGCTGTGGCAGCGCACCGTCAAGCGCGACGCCGACAACTCCCAGGACGGCGCCACCGCCTGGAACCTGACGGCGGTCGACGGCAACCTCGTCGCCAACTACAAGGACGACCAGGACTTCAACTACGCGGTCAACACCCACGGGGGCCGGTTCGCCCGGATCTCCGTGCTCAAGGGCACCGACGGCGCGGTGAAGTGGGAGAAGCGCGGCATGGTCGCCTCGCAGGCCTGGTCCCAGCCGTTCACCCGGGGCAGGACCCAGCTGCTGCGCACCGTGGACACGGACCAGAACATCCACCTCTACAAGCTCGACAGCGGCAAGCAGGACTCGCTCACGCCCATCCAGTCCCAGCTCTGGTCGGCCGTCCTGATGGACGTCAACGGCGACGGCAAGAAGGACATCGTGGCCGGCGGCCAGTCCCAGGGCCTGTACGCCTTCGACGGCCCGTCGATGGCCGCCGGCAAGACGAAGCTGTTGTGGCAGACCACCGTCCCCGGCCAGATCCACAAGATCGTCAAGGCCGATGTCGACGGCAAGGGCGCCGACGAGATCGTCGTCGCGGCCGACAACGCGACGGCCGTCGTCGACTCCACCACCGGCAAGGTCCGCACCACGATCGACGGCCAGGGCCAGTTCGTGTGGTCGCTCGCCGTCGGCGACCTCAACCACGACGGCAAGGACGAGATCGTCGTCCCCACGGACAAGATCCGCGCCTACGACGGCACGGGACGCCAGAAGTGGGCGTACACCGCCCCGGCGGCGAACACCGTCTTCGGTGACGTCAGCGTCGTCGAAGGTCAGGTCTACGGGCAGTACGGCAGCCGGAACGCGTTCGCGTACGACCACACCGACCCCAACGGGGCCGCCCACGGCGGGCAGCCGACCGGAGCCGTCGCCGTGCAAGGCGCCAACGGCAAGGTCGTCTGGGAGGACGCGGACCCGAAGCCCGAGGGCACGAAGGAACTCTTCGGCACCGCGATGCGCGGCGCCGCTTTCGCCTCCAAGGAGATCCCCTACGCCGACGGCCACGCGGTCGCCGAGACCTGGCTCATCCGGGACAACACGGGCAACATGAGCTCGGTCATCGAGATCCGCGACGGCCGCACCGGCAAGGTGCTGCACTCCGCCGCCTCCGGCGGAGCCTGGACCCTGGGCAACTGGTTCACCGGCCCCGAGGGCCTCTACATGGTGGGCACCAACCGGGTCACCCTGTTCGGTGCCGACGGCAAGGACTACCACGCGAGCGGGAGCGGCGCCGTCCAGACCGGCGGCTTCGTCACCGGACCGAACGGCGTGCGCTACCTGATCGGCGCCGGCCAGACCGGCTTCGACCTGCTGGACCCGGCCGGCATGAGCACGGGCTCCCTCCCCCGGATCGCGTACGGCGAGAACTTCGGCGGCCGCGAGTACGTCTCCGGTGACCTCAACGGCGACGGCACGGACGAGATCGTCTCGCTCAACTTCGACGACGTCGG